From the Musa acuminata AAA Group cultivar baxijiao chromosome BXJ3-7, Cavendish_Baxijiao_AAA, whole genome shotgun sequence genome, one window contains:
- the LOC135586788 gene encoding protein-tyrosine sulfotransferase-like isoform X4, producing the protein MSFIYNYHMLIIVLSLASTLLLVSCGQDDYFHCESVVRNWAEYSSEDKTKEGELTLKDLLFFLHVPRTGGRTYFHCFLRKLYTSAQECPRSYDKLNFDPRKPNCSLMVTHDDYSLLSKLPKDRTSVVTIFRDPVDRVFSTYEFSVEVAARFLGHPNLTSATKMSGQIRRKSRGVSTLDIWPWKYLVPWMSQDLFARRDTRELGRPRKIKEITNPYDVEEIVMPLHEFINDPMAHEIIHNGATFQVAGLTNNSYTVDSHDVRNCVQKHPELGHFILEVAKRRLNHMLYVGLTEEHKKSATMFAKLVGAQVLSQSEALNSDFKQAISNKTEPTSFPDPKAKGSNQLQGSTNIRKDSEVPSPTHFEPTRENMSVGTLMEIYESCISTLRKSQASRRTMSLKRVAPVNFSKQARVSVPMTVLQQIQYLNNLDVELYKHAQNIFMLQQKHLMQNAEDIFVQPDGDLMAEVEPQKAASGSFYRCLPWRLFLAIALLMIIVLIVLATTTSRRTEKLKI; encoded by the exons ATGTCATTCATTTATAACTATCACATGTTGATTATCGTCCTCTCTTTGG CATCAACTTTATTACTTGTGTCTTGTGGACAAGATGATTATTTCCACTGTGAAAGTGTTGTCAGAAATTGGGCAGAATATTCAAGTGAAGATAAAACAAAAGAAGGCGAGTTAACACTAAAGGATTTGCTGTTTTTTCTGCATGTTCCAAGAACTGGTGGACGGACATACTTCCATTG CTTTTTGAGAAAGCTTTATACAAGTGCTCAGGAATGCCCTCGTTCCTAtgataaattaaattttgatCCAAG GAAACCAAATTGCAGTTTGATGGTTACTCATGATGACTATAGTTTGCTGTCCAAACTGCCTAAGGATAGGACCTCAGTTGTAACAATCTTTAGGGATCCAGTTGATCGTGTGTTCAGCACATATGAGTTTTCTGTGGAAGTCGCAGCTagatttcttggtcatccaaattTAACTTCAGCAACCAAGATGTCTGGACAAATACGCCGCAAGTCTCGTGGTGTCAGTACATTGGATATATGGCCATGGAAATATCTAGTTCCTTGGATGAGCCAGGACTTGTTTGCCCGG AGGGATACTAGAGAACTTGGGAGACCTAGAAAGATCAAAGAAATCACCAATCCCTATGACGTGGAAGAGATTGTCATGCCCCTACATGAGTTCATTAATGATCCCATGGCTCATGAGATCATTCACAACGGAGCAACTTTTCAA GTAGCAGGACTAACGAACAACTCATATACGGTAGATTCACATGATGTGCGTAATTGTGTACAGAAACACCCAGAACTTGGCCATTTTATACTTGAAGTTGCAAAG CGTAGGTTGAATCATATGCTATATGTTGGCCTCACTGAAGAGCACAAGAAATCTGCCACCATGTTTGCTAAATTGGTTGGAGCACAAGTTCTCTCCCAGTCAGAAGCCTTGAACTCTGATTTCAAGCAGGCAATATCCAACAAAACTG AACCAACTTCTTTTCCAGATCCCAAAGCTAAGGGGTCAAACCAGTT ACAAGGTAGCACCAACATTAGAAAAGACAGTGAAGTTCCTTCTCCAACACATTTTGAACCGACAAGAGAAAAT ATGTCGGTTGGAACATTGATGGAGATCTATGAATCATGCATTTCTACTTTACGAAAATCTCAAGCATCTCGCCGTACTATGTCTCTGAAAAGGGTTGCTCCTGTAAACTTCTCAAAGCAG GCACGCGTTTCTGTTCCTATGACGGTTCTGCAGCAAATCCAATATCTGAACAATCTTGATGTGGAACTTTACAAACATGCTCAAAATATATTCATGCTGCAGCAAAAACATCTCATGCAAAATGCTGAAGACATTTTTGTTCAACCAGATGGAGACCTGATGGCTGAAGTG GAACCGCAGAAGGCTGCTTCTGGCAGCTTCTACAGATGTTTACCATGGAGGCTCTTCTTAGCCATTGCGTTGCTCATGATTATCGTTCTTATCGTGCTGGCCACAACTACAAGCAGAAGAACCGAAAAACTTAAGATATAG
- the LOC135586788 gene encoding protein-tyrosine sulfotransferase-like isoform X2: MSFIYNYHMLIIVLSLASTLLLVSCGQDDYFHCESVVRNWAEYSSEDKTKEGELTLKDLLFFLHVPRTGGRTYFHCFLRKLYTSAQECPRSYDKLNFDPRKPNCSLMVTHDDYSLLSKLPKDRTSVVTIFRDPVDRVFSTYEFSVEVAARFLGHPNLTSATKMSGQIRRKSRGVSTLDIWPWKYLVPWMSQDLFARRDTRELGRPRKIKEITNPYDVEEIVMPLHEFINDPMAHEIIHNGATFQVAGLTNNSYTVDSHDVRNCVQKHPELGHFILEVAKRRLNHMLYVGLTEEHKKSATMFAKLVGAQVLSQSEALNSDFKQAISNKTEPTSFPDPKAKGSNQFAMSVGTLMEIYESCISTLRKSQASRRTMSLKRVAPVNFSKQARVSVPMTVLQQIQYLNNLDVELYKHAQNIFMLQQKHLMQNAEDIFVQPDGDLMAEVEPQKAASGSFYRCLPWRLFLAIALLMIIVLIVLATTTSRRTEKLKI; encoded by the exons ATGTCATTCATTTATAACTATCACATGTTGATTATCGTCCTCTCTTTGG CATCAACTTTATTACTTGTGTCTTGTGGACAAGATGATTATTTCCACTGTGAAAGTGTTGTCAGAAATTGGGCAGAATATTCAAGTGAAGATAAAACAAAAGAAGGCGAGTTAACACTAAAGGATTTGCTGTTTTTTCTGCATGTTCCAAGAACTGGTGGACGGACATACTTCCATTG CTTTTTGAGAAAGCTTTATACAAGTGCTCAGGAATGCCCTCGTTCCTAtgataaattaaattttgatCCAAG GAAACCAAATTGCAGTTTGATGGTTACTCATGATGACTATAGTTTGCTGTCCAAACTGCCTAAGGATAGGACCTCAGTTGTAACAATCTTTAGGGATCCAGTTGATCGTGTGTTCAGCACATATGAGTTTTCTGTGGAAGTCGCAGCTagatttcttggtcatccaaattTAACTTCAGCAACCAAGATGTCTGGACAAATACGCCGCAAGTCTCGTGGTGTCAGTACATTGGATATATGGCCATGGAAATATCTAGTTCCTTGGATGAGCCAGGACTTGTTTGCCCGG AGGGATACTAGAGAACTTGGGAGACCTAGAAAGATCAAAGAAATCACCAATCCCTATGACGTGGAAGAGATTGTCATGCCCCTACATGAGTTCATTAATGATCCCATGGCTCATGAGATCATTCACAACGGAGCAACTTTTCAA GTAGCAGGACTAACGAACAACTCATATACGGTAGATTCACATGATGTGCGTAATTGTGTACAGAAACACCCAGAACTTGGCCATTTTATACTTGAAGTTGCAAAG CGTAGGTTGAATCATATGCTATATGTTGGCCTCACTGAAGAGCACAAGAAATCTGCCACCATGTTTGCTAAATTGGTTGGAGCACAAGTTCTCTCCCAGTCAGAAGCCTTGAACTCTGATTTCAAGCAGGCAATATCCAACAAAACTG AACCAACTTCTTTTCCAGATCCCAAAGCTAAGGGGTCAAACCAGTTTGCG ATGTCGGTTGGAACATTGATGGAGATCTATGAATCATGCATTTCTACTTTACGAAAATCTCAAGCATCTCGCCGTACTATGTCTCTGAAAAGGGTTGCTCCTGTAAACTTCTCAAAGCAG GCACGCGTTTCTGTTCCTATGACGGTTCTGCAGCAAATCCAATATCTGAACAATCTTGATGTGGAACTTTACAAACATGCTCAAAATATATTCATGCTGCAGCAAAAACATCTCATGCAAAATGCTGAAGACATTTTTGTTCAACCAGATGGAGACCTGATGGCTGAAGTG GAACCGCAGAAGGCTGCTTCTGGCAGCTTCTACAGATGTTTACCATGGAGGCTCTTCTTAGCCATTGCGTTGCTCATGATTATCGTTCTTATCGTGCTGGCCACAACTACAAGCAGAAGAACCGAAAAACTTAAGATATAG
- the LOC135586788 gene encoding protein-tyrosine sulfotransferase-like isoform X3, producing MSFIYNYHMLIIVLSLASTLLLVSCGQDDYFHCESVVRNWAEYSSEDKTKEGELTLKDLLFFLHVPRTGGRTYFHWKPNCSLMVTHDDYSLLSKLPKDRTSVVTIFRDPVDRVFSTYEFSVEVAARFLGHPNLTSATKMSGQIRRKSRGVSTLDIWPWKYLVPWMSQDLFARQNGVQRDTRELGRPRKIKEITNPYDVEEIVMPLHEFINDPMAHEIIHNGATFQVAGLTNNSYTVDSHDVRNCVQKHPELGHFILEVAKRRLNHMLYVGLTEEHKKSATMFAKLVGAQVLSQSEALNSDFKQAISNKTEPTSFPDPKAKGSNQFAMSVGTLMEIYESCISTLRKSQASRRTMSLKRVAPVNFSKQARVSVPMTVLQQIQYLNNLDVELYKHAQNIFMLQQKHLMQNAEDIFVQPDGDLMAEVEPQKAASGSFYRCLPWRLFLAIALLMIIVLIVLATTTSRRTEKLKI from the exons ATGTCATTCATTTATAACTATCACATGTTGATTATCGTCCTCTCTTTGG CATCAACTTTATTACTTGTGTCTTGTGGACAAGATGATTATTTCCACTGTGAAAGTGTTGTCAGAAATTGGGCAGAATATTCAAGTGAAGATAAAACAAAAGAAGGCGAGTTAACACTAAAGGATTTGCTGTTTTTTCTGCATGTTCCAAGAACTGGTGGACGGACATACTTCCATTG GAAACCAAATTGCAGTTTGATGGTTACTCATGATGACTATAGTTTGCTGTCCAAACTGCCTAAGGATAGGACCTCAGTTGTAACAATCTTTAGGGATCCAGTTGATCGTGTGTTCAGCACATATGAGTTTTCTGTGGAAGTCGCAGCTagatttcttggtcatccaaattTAACTTCAGCAACCAAGATGTCTGGACAAATACGCCGCAAGTCTCGTGGTGTCAGTACATTGGATATATGGCCATGGAAATATCTAGTTCCTTGGATGAGCCAGGACTTGTTTGCCCGG CAAAATGGTGTACAGAGGGATACTAGAGAACTTGGGAGACCTAGAAAGATCAAAGAAATCACCAATCCCTATGACGTGGAAGAGATTGTCATGCCCCTACATGAGTTCATTAATGATCCCATGGCTCATGAGATCATTCACAACGGAGCAACTTTTCAA GTAGCAGGACTAACGAACAACTCATATACGGTAGATTCACATGATGTGCGTAATTGTGTACAGAAACACCCAGAACTTGGCCATTTTATACTTGAAGTTGCAAAG CGTAGGTTGAATCATATGCTATATGTTGGCCTCACTGAAGAGCACAAGAAATCTGCCACCATGTTTGCTAAATTGGTTGGAGCACAAGTTCTCTCCCAGTCAGAAGCCTTGAACTCTGATTTCAAGCAGGCAATATCCAACAAAACTG AACCAACTTCTTTTCCAGATCCCAAAGCTAAGGGGTCAAACCAGTTTGCG ATGTCGGTTGGAACATTGATGGAGATCTATGAATCATGCATTTCTACTTTACGAAAATCTCAAGCATCTCGCCGTACTATGTCTCTGAAAAGGGTTGCTCCTGTAAACTTCTCAAAGCAG GCACGCGTTTCTGTTCCTATGACGGTTCTGCAGCAAATCCAATATCTGAACAATCTTGATGTGGAACTTTACAAACATGCTCAAAATATATTCATGCTGCAGCAAAAACATCTCATGCAAAATGCTGAAGACATTTTTGTTCAACCAGATGGAGACCTGATGGCTGAAGTG GAACCGCAGAAGGCTGCTTCTGGCAGCTTCTACAGATGTTTACCATGGAGGCTCTTCTTAGCCATTGCGTTGCTCATGATTATCGTTCTTATCGTGCTGGCCACAACTACAAGCAGAAGAACCGAAAAACTTAAGATATAG
- the LOC135586788 gene encoding protein-tyrosine sulfotransferase-like isoform X1 has product MSFIYNYHMLIIVLSLASTLLLVSCGQDDYFHCESVVRNWAEYSSEDKTKEGELTLKDLLFFLHVPRTGGRTYFHCFLRKLYTSAQECPRSYDKLNFDPRKPNCSLMVTHDDYSLLSKLPKDRTSVVTIFRDPVDRVFSTYEFSVEVAARFLGHPNLTSATKMSGQIRRKSRGVSTLDIWPWKYLVPWMSQDLFARQNGVQRDTRELGRPRKIKEITNPYDVEEIVMPLHEFINDPMAHEIIHNGATFQVAGLTNNSYTVDSHDVRNCVQKHPELGHFILEVAKRRLNHMLYVGLTEEHKKSATMFAKLVGAQVLSQSEALNSDFKQAISNKTEPTSFPDPKAKGSNQFAMSVGTLMEIYESCISTLRKSQASRRTMSLKRVAPVNFSKQARVSVPMTVLQQIQYLNNLDVELYKHAQNIFMLQQKHLMQNAEDIFVQPDGDLMAEVEPQKAASGSFYRCLPWRLFLAIALLMIIVLIVLATTTSRRTEKLKI; this is encoded by the exons ATGTCATTCATTTATAACTATCACATGTTGATTATCGTCCTCTCTTTGG CATCAACTTTATTACTTGTGTCTTGTGGACAAGATGATTATTTCCACTGTGAAAGTGTTGTCAGAAATTGGGCAGAATATTCAAGTGAAGATAAAACAAAAGAAGGCGAGTTAACACTAAAGGATTTGCTGTTTTTTCTGCATGTTCCAAGAACTGGTGGACGGACATACTTCCATTG CTTTTTGAGAAAGCTTTATACAAGTGCTCAGGAATGCCCTCGTTCCTAtgataaattaaattttgatCCAAG GAAACCAAATTGCAGTTTGATGGTTACTCATGATGACTATAGTTTGCTGTCCAAACTGCCTAAGGATAGGACCTCAGTTGTAACAATCTTTAGGGATCCAGTTGATCGTGTGTTCAGCACATATGAGTTTTCTGTGGAAGTCGCAGCTagatttcttggtcatccaaattTAACTTCAGCAACCAAGATGTCTGGACAAATACGCCGCAAGTCTCGTGGTGTCAGTACATTGGATATATGGCCATGGAAATATCTAGTTCCTTGGATGAGCCAGGACTTGTTTGCCCGG CAAAATGGTGTACAGAGGGATACTAGAGAACTTGGGAGACCTAGAAAGATCAAAGAAATCACCAATCCCTATGACGTGGAAGAGATTGTCATGCCCCTACATGAGTTCATTAATGATCCCATGGCTCATGAGATCATTCACAACGGAGCAACTTTTCAA GTAGCAGGACTAACGAACAACTCATATACGGTAGATTCACATGATGTGCGTAATTGTGTACAGAAACACCCAGAACTTGGCCATTTTATACTTGAAGTTGCAAAG CGTAGGTTGAATCATATGCTATATGTTGGCCTCACTGAAGAGCACAAGAAATCTGCCACCATGTTTGCTAAATTGGTTGGAGCACAAGTTCTCTCCCAGTCAGAAGCCTTGAACTCTGATTTCAAGCAGGCAATATCCAACAAAACTG AACCAACTTCTTTTCCAGATCCCAAAGCTAAGGGGTCAAACCAGTTTGCG ATGTCGGTTGGAACATTGATGGAGATCTATGAATCATGCATTTCTACTTTACGAAAATCTCAAGCATCTCGCCGTACTATGTCTCTGAAAAGGGTTGCTCCTGTAAACTTCTCAAAGCAG GCACGCGTTTCTGTTCCTATGACGGTTCTGCAGCAAATCCAATATCTGAACAATCTTGATGTGGAACTTTACAAACATGCTCAAAATATATTCATGCTGCAGCAAAAACATCTCATGCAAAATGCTGAAGACATTTTTGTTCAACCAGATGGAGACCTGATGGCTGAAGTG GAACCGCAGAAGGCTGCTTCTGGCAGCTTCTACAGATGTTTACCATGGAGGCTCTTCTTAGCCATTGCGTTGCTCATGATTATCGTTCTTATCGTGCTGGCCACAACTACAAGCAGAAGAACCGAAAAACTTAAGATATAG